Proteins encoded by one window of Mercenaria mercenaria strain notata chromosome 4, MADL_Memer_1, whole genome shotgun sequence:
- the LOC123552176 gene encoding porimin-like, which produces MKTLTSLVFIFGYLTALYCGIVSSSTQTTESYTATTDSNDTTNATTFTPAISNTSMDTSTYNPNITENPTIETTVTSTTEQFTSKQPIPTTDADLSTAVPTGQSGTTTVSSYTSGTTPSGNSSLTTFVPHTETSRLKTSASTTPTKTVATTQKARSEHSFDAGSFIGGMGIGMVVLFVGFCGYRYVRNTKNHDRRLGRYGQLH; this is translated from the coding sequence CTTTGTATTGTGGCATTGTGTCAAGTTCAACCCAGACGACAGAAAGCTACACTGCGACAACCGATAGTAATGATACCACAAATGCTACAACATTTACACCCGCAATTTCGAACACAAGCATGGACACAAGTACATATAATCCAAACATCACCGAAAATCCAACAATAGAAACAACTGTAACGTCAACTACCGAACAATTTACATCAAAACAACCCATCCCTACAACCGACGCTGATCTTTCTACTGCAGTTCCAACAGGCCAGTCAGGAACAACTACAGTATCATCATATACATCAGGAACGACACCATCCGGAAATTCAAGTCTAACCACTTTTGTCCCTCATACTGAAACAAGTCGGCTAAAAACAAGTGCAAGCACAACACCAACAAAAACGGTAGCAACAACACAAAAAGCACGCTCAGAACATTCTTTTGATGCTGGATCCTTTATTGGAGGGATGGGTATAGGAATGGTAGTTTTGTTTGTTGGCTTTTGTGGTTATAGATATGTGCGTAATACAAAAAATCATGACAGGAGACTTGGTAGATACGGACAGCTGCACTAA